TTGTAAGAAGCCAGGACACAGTAAAGATAAGTGTTTCAAACTGCACGGGTACCCTCAGCACCGTGCAGACTTTTACTGGAAGTATTGTAGAACGTGCTGGTGCCTTTGATATCAAGCTAAGTGTTGATCGTGGCTCAAGATTCAAAATGCAAAGGAGGAAATAGATGACATTCTTAGCACTTGAAAGTCAAGTGTGTAGTGATCTTCAGTGTTTTTTCTCGTAGATGAAAACAAATGTCTATTTCGGTTGACTACTTGATTTTGGATATTCTAGGATTCTCTTATTGGGAAATGCCGATGTCGTATTTTTTCAAGTTCAATTGACACCTTCAACAAattaacaaaatcagtagaaatGGTTAGTTTTATACACCAACAATAgataattatatatatgtatatatatatatatatttgcttactaaaataaaaaaaaataatcccCACATAAAATAAGTTATACaatgttttgttgattttttcgTTGTTTTACATAAAACATAGCATTgctaatataatataatatatttttcccgcataactaatacatgtatGAATTACGAGCATTTATCATGATGGGAAATGACTTCATTGGTAGTTAGCTGGAGTGTTTCTGAAATTCCTTTTTAGTAATGGTCTTTGTGGATTAAAATTGTGTTTGTGGTCAATCGAGCCGTGATATGTGGCTCAGATGCTCGTGCATATATAAAATACTAGTTAGTTTCTGTTCTCGTTCATGCGTTCTTGAATCTTGATGGGTTGGTTGTTCATCTGACGTCATCATTCGTTAACATCCTGTTGATATGTGGATTTGAGGAGGAGCTCAATACTCCTTGGTTGCGCAAATGAAGGGAGACAATACCACAGGAATGTGGATCTCATTGATGATTCTATCAACCTAGGCAGGTATGTAATTCTTTATATATCATCTAATTTGTGGTATAATATTGGTTCAACAAATTAATTTTCAGGCTCTAAATTTTCAATTATCCATTTTATTTTCTAGGAGTTGTAGGACCAACCTTTACTCCCAAATTTCAAACAAACAAATTTTCTACTTTTTATTCATGTTATTGACGAACCTTTGAATAACTGTAATAAAAGTATGTCACAGAGAATTCCGAGGACTTTGTCAGATTTTAAttttaatgatgaaaaataatatatttgtgtTTGATGTAGGGACTCAAGAAAATCAATCAGAATCAAAGTAAAAAGGAAAGTATCAATTAAAGTTTGACTAAAGCAATCAAGGAATCAGCAAAACAATAAAGGTCCGGAAATAGATAATCAATCAAAGCTGAAGGAAGATATCAATCAGAAGATGATTGAAGCTATcaacaataaaaagaaaagaagtactAAAGGTTCGGCAAAGGCATAGCCAACACTAGAAATCCGTCGGATACCAAGGCTTAAAGATGGAAAGCTATCAAAGTCCACTTATCAAGGAAGTATCAAGAGAATCtaccttattcttggaaagaatcaatctgtgattcctttcaaggatcaaatctcttggatTCGCATATCTCTCCAGACTCTAAGGCCTCCTGGAAAGTATATATACGATAGTTTCAGACTTACAGAGatatactttgatcaaaccatttactctctctttgttctacttcaaacaaacattgtagttctactagatctgttgtgtaacaagttagagaagaaagagaaaaaatcattggtgaggcattgtatcaagaaAATACGAGAGACATAGAAACTGAGCAGTTGGTGTAAAACTACACCATTCACTTTGTACTCAAGAAATTCAATCACTGAAAGAGAACACCCTTgtaacccaaggggactggactaggattcacattgaatccgaaccagtataaaaacttcggtgtctttaattcctgcacttTACTTCTGCATTTTAATTCTGCACTTCTTACTATCTCGCTTTTATTTCTAGTCGACTAATTGGTAATCTAGTCAACTTATAATAACCTTATTTTAAAATAAGCAATTCACCCCCTCTTGTTCttttaattggtatcagagctagtcTCACTCTTCTTTGCCTAACAGCCTGTGAGAAAAAATCATGGCAAACCAAGGAATTGTGGAGCACTCTTTCAAGAAGAAACATCACAAGTCAGGATGCCTTATTTCAATGGACAATATTTTTCTCACTGGAAAATGCGTATGGAAATATATGCAAAGTCATATGATGTCAAAATTTGGCGAGTAATCAAGAAAGGGAACTATCCACTGCCCGTAGCAGCACAACCTGCTACTGATCCGGAAGATATAGACGAATATACAGACGAGCAGATGGAAGTTGTTCAAGTCAATGCTACGGCCAGAAATCTACTCTATAATGCTATAAGTGGAgaagaatatgaaaaaatatcTAGTTGTGATACAACTAAAGAAATATGAGATAAACTAGAAATCACTTATGAAGGAACCATCAAAGTGAAAGAAACACATTTTAATATGTTGCTTCATAATTACGAACTCTTCCagatgaaagaaggagaatccaTTAAAGAAATGTTTGCAAGGTTTAGCAAAATCATCAGTGATCTAAAAGCTTTTGGTAAACCATATACAAGTGGTGATCAAGTTCGGAAAATTCTGAGAAGTCTCTCTACGACTTGGCAGACAAAAGTAGTTGCACTTGAATCACAAGATCTAAACAAATTATCGTATGATGAACTTCGAGGGGATCTCATAACATTTAAAAAGACTCATCTCAAGAAAACAACccaggaagaaaagaagaaaacagtcGCATTTAAGGCTACAACTGACAGGACAGAAAATGATATTGGCGATGATCCTGAAGCCCTAAAGGAAGAAATTGTCATGGTATCAAGGAACATGGATGGTCTAATGAGAAGCTACAGAAacacaaaaagaggaagaatgtCATTAAGGCGAACCAGGCAATACAATGAGCATGATAAGAATGTTGGAAAATGTTATGAATGTGGAAGATACAGACATGTACAAGTTGAATGCCCAGATCTAAAAAGAAAAGTTGCCAGAGGATTTAACAAGAATAAATCCTTTGGAAGCTGGAGTGATGAAGACGTTTCAGAACCAGAAGAAATAGCAAATCTGTGCTTCATGACAATTCTggaaaatgacataaaaaatttTAGACTGCTGGACAGATGAAGATGTTTCAGATGACGAATGCAAGGATGAAAATGAAAACTGTTTTATGGCACGAGATGAAACAAGCGAGGTAAGATCTTATAACTGTGAAATATGCAATGAATTGCATGATATTCTTGACCTTACTTTAAAAGAGTCTCAAAAGTTGATGAATGAACTAAAGAGACTCAATAGGGAAAAGAAAGACTGGAAACTCAAGCTTGAagtatgtgaaattgaaaaagaagtacTTCAAGAAGAATTTCaggaattgcaaatgcaactCAATGGCATACGCAAATCCACCAGTCATAGTACTGTTAAGTCCAACCAGACGACTTACAAGTCAACCGAAAAAGGGACCAACCAGAACAGAGTCCACAAGCACTAGTGGAAGATCCAAAGATGGATCACCTTCTGTATGTCACTTTTGTAATAAAAGTGGGCATAAATATTCCTTTTGTCGTTTTCGAAAATCAAATGTTCCAGGGTGGATTTGGAAACCCAAAGACAACTTTCTTAGTAATACTAACCAACAAGaacccaagcaagcttgggtacctaagAGAAAGTAATTGTTACATTTTGCAGGAACACCATAGAAAGAGCCGCAAAGGAAAATGGTACCTAGATAGTGCGTGTTCCAGCCATATGACATGTGAAAAAACCCATTCAAAGATGTCACTAAAATAAATGGTGGAAGTGTTAAATTTGGAGATGACTCAAAGGGGAAGATATGGCACAATCCCATTCAATAACAACTGCGATATCACTGAAGTCTATCTCGTAGATGGACTCAACTACAATCTGCTAAGTATAAGCCAACTGTGTGATTCCGGATATAAGGTAAATTTCAAGAAAATAGGTTGTGCTACTGAAGACGAGTCAGGTAAATTAATCCTTCCGGGAAAAAGGTATGAAAATGTCTACATTCTTGATGGCTTCGAAAATATAATGGTCATATCGCTTAACATCCATGTCTTATGATCCATGGTTATGGAATAagaaacttggtcatgcaagcatgCATCTTATAGATAAACTATCCAAGCATGATTTAGTTATTGGTCTTCCCAAACTCAATTTTTCTATAACTCATGTGTGTGATGCATGTCAGATTGGTAAACAGACTAGGAACTCTTTCAAAATCAAAGACATTGTGTCCACATCTAAGACTTTACAACTGTTTCATATGAATTTATTTGGAcctactagaactgctagcaTAGGAGGAAAATAATATGCATTTGTTATTATTGATGACTACTCACGTTTTACATGGGTGATTTTTCTATCTCACAAAGATGAAGCTTTGAAAAACTTTGAGATCTTCTGTAAAAGAGTTGAACGAGAAAATGAATATCTTATTACAACCATTCAAAGTGATCACGAAGGAGAATTTGAGAGCAGAGCATTTGAAGAATTCTGCAATGATCAAGGATACACTCACATTTTTTCAGCCCCAAGATCACCTCAACAGAATATGGTAGTGGAACGGAAAAATAGATCTCTACAAGATATGGCTAGACCCATATTACTAGAATACTCATTGCCAAATCACTTTTGGGCAGAAGCAGTAAGTACAACCTGCCATATTCTCAACAGATGTCTCAAAAGGCCAATCTTGAGGGAAACTCCATACGAACTGTGGAAAGGTAAACGACCCAACATAAGCTACTTCCATAATTTTGGAAGAAAGTGTATTATTCACAACAATGTTAAGGAAAATCTTGGTAAATTTGATCCAAGAAGTgatgaaattatttttctagGTTATTCTATAAATAATGGATCATTTAGAGTTTATAATAAACGCACTTTATCTATAGAAGAATCAGTAcatgtagtatttgatgaaaATAACACTTTGACCGAGAAAGGAATCATCGCAGGTGATGAAGATCAAAATCAAGAAACAACTCAGTCAAGCAATCTCCAAGAGTCGGCTAACAGGGTAGAAAATGTCACAGAGTCGACTGATGAAATTAGCAACAGTCAACCAGAAGCACAGATAGAGTCAACTACTCCTACAAGCATAACACGACCAAATGAATTGAGGAGTGAACCAGAATATCCTCAGAAGTTTATCATAGGAGATCCAAGTGAAGGGATGAAAACCAGAGGAGCTCACAAGAAGAAAGCAAACTTAGCCTTGATCTCCCAGATTGAACCAAAGAAGATATACGAGGCTATCAAAGATTCAAGTTGGGTTCATGCCATTCAGGATGAACTGGATCAATTTGATAATAACCAAGTATGGAAATTGATGCCTAAGCTTGCAGACGCTACTGTAATTTGAACTAAATGAGTCTTCAGAAATAAGCTCAACGAGGATGGAAAAGTCATAAGGAACAAAGCCAGATTAGTAGCTCAAGGATATTCTCAACAAGAGGgagtcgactatgatgaaacctttacACCAGTAGCTTGACTAGAGTCAATACAAATTCTTCTTGCATATGCAACCTTCAAGAAATTCAGACTTTTCCAGATgaatgtcaagagtgccttcttAAATAGTTTCATTGAGGAGGAAGTATATATAAAACAACCTCCtggatttgaaaactcaaagttTTCTTATCATGTGTATAAGTTAACCAAGGCACTATATGGAATTAAACAAGCTCCACGAGCATGGTACGAAAGACTCAGTTAATTTCTACTTGATCACGGGTTTATAAGAGGTAAAGTAGACACTACTCTATTCACCAAAAGATCTTTAGAGGGTAATCTTATTATTcaagtttatgttgatgatattatcttCGGTAGTGCTAACCCCTTGTTGTGCAAGGAATTCGCAACGCTTATGCAAagagaatttgaaatgagtatgatgggagagcTAAAGTTTTTCCTTGGACTTCAAATCCAACAATCTGAAGAAGGAACCTTCTTATGCCAGACGAAATATACCAATGAGCTAATTCAGAAATTTGGCATTAGCAATGCTAAAGCTATTGGCACACCTATGAGCCCGACAACAAATCTTGATAAAGATGAAAAGGGAAATCCCGTTGATGAAATAAAATATCATGGAATGATTGGTTCTTTACTTTACCTAACTGTTAGTCGACCAGATATTATGTTCAGTATTTGCAAATATGCCAGATTTCAGTCAGCTCCTAAGGAGCCTCATCTGATTGCAGTAAAGAGAATTATTCATTATCTCATTGGAACTACTTCTCATGGACTATGGTATCCACGCTCTAACAATTTTAAATTAGAAGTTTTTTCAGATACTGATCTTGCAAGTGACAAGGAAGACAAGAAAAGCATCAGTGACACGTGTCAATTACTGGAAAAATCCTTGATTTCATGGAATAGTAAAAAATAAGGATCTGTTGCATTATCCACTACAGAGGCTGAATACATTGCCATCGGACAATATTGTGCACAGTTACTATGAATGTCTCATCAATTGGGtgattatgaattattttttaaacCTATTCAATTTTTTTGTGATAACTGTAGTGCTATATATCTTTCAAAGAATCCTGTGCATCACTCTAGAGTTAAGCATATAGACATCAAgcatcattttattagagatcatgttatCAAAGGTGATATAAAACTGTCATTTGTTGGTACCACTGATCAATTGGCTGATATTTTCACTAAGCCTCTACCAGAAGATAGATTCTGTCTTTTAAGAGATTTACTTGGCATTATTTCTCTTAATTTAAAAAATTAGGACCTATTTGtctttttaatttcttatttgacTAATGTTCAAATTTTGATTGTGTGTACTCATTTATGTATCGCCTccatttttccctctcttttcaCATCAATCGCTGCTTCCAGTAAAGGAAAACCAATCATCATGACTGTTCACTGACACCCTTTCCTTTCATATACTCAACCGTCAATATTTCCTTCTTAAACTATGAACCCCTTTCTCTATCTTTGTCGTCTTCATCTTTCAGAAATCCTTTCTCTCAAAGTAGGTTCTCCCATGGCTAAACACCCCAAAACTCCTTCTACCTCCACCAGAAAAAGTACTCGGTCCAGAGGAAAACCCTCTTCTAAGCCCCCAGAACCCGTACACATAGGATCTGACCACTCCGAAGGTTTTGCCTCTTCACAGGTAGAACTTTCAGACTACTCTCACTTAGGAGAAAAAGCTCTAGGAAAAAGGTCCATGGAAGATCCTCCTGAAACCCTTACTCCTAAAATATCCAGAGTAGACCTTTCAAGCTCCTTAGAATCATCAATTTTTGGGATTCCCCAAACATGGATTTCTTTCTTGCCCTAAAAGACAAGCCCATTGCTCATGGCAGAATTGCTGATCTTGGTGTCATGGAAACCCTCAACTTTAAGGTAAAAGATCTTTTTGCCTTTCAAGGTTGGTCAAAATTCCTCTCTTTACCCCTTCCTAAAGTCTCTGAACCTTTAGTGAAAATGTTTTATGGAAATCTTTGCTCTAGTAAGCCTGATATGTTAGAATCCTTTATTCTGGGTAAGCGCATTGTTCTTGATTGTTCTATGTTTGACTCAATTTTCTCGTGTAAATGCTCTTGTTTTCCAATGCTTTTCAAAAACACTTGGCCtaatgattttgaaatttattttgatCAA
The nucleotide sequence above comes from Nicotiana tabacum cultivar K326 chromosome 12, ASM71507v2, whole genome shotgun sequence. Encoded proteins:
- the LOC142167368 gene encoding uncharacterized protein LOC142167368, translated to MVEVLNLEMTQRGRYGTIPFNNNCDITEVYLVDGLNYNLLSISQLCDSGYKVNFKKIGCATEDESDEALKNFEIFCKRVERENEYLITTIQSDHEGEFESRAFEEFCNDQGYTHIFSAPRSPQQNMVVERKNRSLQDMARPILLEYSLPNHFWAEAVSTTCHILNRCLKRPILRETPYELWKGKRPNISYFHNFGRKCIIHNNVKENLGKFDPRSDEIIFLGYSINNGSFRVYNKRTLSIEESVHVVFDENNTLTEKGIIAGDEDQNQETTQSSNLQESANRVENVTESTDEISNSQPEAQIESTTPTSITRPNELRSEPEYPQKFIIGDPSEGMKTRGAHKKKANLALISQIEPKKIYEAIKDSSWVHAIQDELDQFDNNQVWKLMPKLADATVI